Proteins from one Fibrobacter sp. genomic window:
- the atpF gene encoding F0F1 ATP synthase subunit B, which translates to MIEINLSLLLAQVVTFLIALYIVWKLSWGPLQQLMKSRQERIRNDLQNAEQTRQAAARLESDYRFRLSQIEQQVKELITIAKLEGNRERDEIVKNARKEIAEMHKRALEQLELEKEDAMQQLRSKVIDISVSLSGKIMENQDLSAYSASQISSMVEALERAKESRNES; encoded by the coding sequence ATGATAGAGATCAATCTCTCACTTTTACTGGCACAGGTGGTCACTTTTCTGATCGCCTTGTATATAGTATGGAAATTATCCTGGGGTCCGCTTCAGCAACTGATGAAGTCAAGACAAGAGAGAATCAGAAATGACCTGCAGAATGCCGAGCAGACCCGGCAGGCTGCAGCCAGACTGGAAAGTGACTACAGATTCCGCCTTTCTCAGATTGAACAGCAAGTCAAGGAATTAATCACAATTGCCAAACTGGAAGGTAACAGAGAAAGGGATGAAATTGTAAAAAACGCCCGTAAGGAAATAGCCGAAATGCACAAAAGGGCTCTGGAGCAGCTTGAGCTCGAAAAAGAGGACGCAATGCAGCAGCTACGCTCTAAAGTGATCGATATCTCTGTGTCTCTTTCCGGTAAAATTATGGAAAATCAGGATCTTTCCGCATATTCCGCATCGCAGATCAGTTCGATGGTTGAAGCGCTGGAGAGGGCAAAGGAGAGCAGAAATGAAAGTTGA
- the atpH gene encoding ATP synthase F1 subunit delta — protein sequence MKVEQAAREYANAIMEFELSHYDTVDKLFSEIMELMQLSKDFSSFLRHPQISVEDKISIVEKFFSGQTPSLVKHILKELLSENIIDILPLIRKEMKKRFNEINNIKEAEVISAISFTDTQKAGIIRHLTDFCNCKIDAIFRTDPSLIGGFRLRIGGKVLDSSISSRLQDICQMLLSSAGAY from the coding sequence ATGAAAGTTGAACAGGCTGCCCGTGAATATGCAAATGCAATCATGGAATTTGAATTATCACACTATGATACCGTAGATAAGCTGTTTTCAGAAATTATGGAACTGATGCAATTATCAAAGGACTTTTCCAGTTTTCTCAGACATCCGCAGATATCTGTGGAAGATAAAATCTCTATAGTGGAGAAGTTCTTTTCCGGGCAGACACCATCCCTTGTAAAGCATATTCTGAAGGAACTGCTCTCAGAGAACATCATCGATATCCTTCCTCTTATCAGAAAAGAGATGAAGAAACGCTTTAATGAGATAAACAATATCAAGGAAGCGGAAGTTATCAGCGCGATTTCATTTACAGATACACAGAAAGCCGGGATTATCAGGCACCTCACAGATTTTTGTAATTGTAAAATTGATGCCATATTCAGAACCGACCCATCGCTGATTGGAGGTTTCCGGTTGAGAATAGGAGGAAAAGTTCTGGACAGCAGTATAAGTTCCCGGTTGCAGGATATTTGCCAGATGCTTTTGAGTTCAGCAGGAGCATATTGA
- a CDS encoding AtpZ/AtpI family protein: protein MIAASLGINLVLTSIVGLLIGYYLDKWLSTGPVFLLIFFALGIFAGFRQFFLEIRRLDKDEK from the coding sequence ATGATTGCTGCCAGTCTGGGAATAAATCTGGTACTGACAAGCATAGTTGGGCTTCTGATCGGATATTACCTGGATAAATGGCTGTCCACCGGACCGGTATTTCTTCTGATTTTCTTTGCTCTGGGGATTTTTGCCGGATTTCGTCAGTTCTTTTTAGAGATTCGCAGGCTGGATAAAGATGAAAAATAA
- the atpE gene encoding ATP synthase F0 subunit C: MNFLSNSVIVAVMGVALAATGCGIGMGICISSALQGIARQPETTGKLQLNMMLGLAFIESLVLYTLFLAIILLFANPFTKYIG; encoded by the coding sequence ATGAATTTTTTGAGCAACTCTGTTATAGTGGCGGTTATGGGTGTTGCTCTGGCTGCAACCGGATGCGGCATAGGGATGGGTATATGTATCTCATCCGCACTCCAGGGGATAGCAAGGCAGCCGGAAACAACCGGGAAACTGCAGCTTAACATGATGCTTGGGCTTGCTTTCATAGAATCTCTTGTGCTTTACACTCTTTTTCTGGCTATCATTCTGCTTTTTGCAAACCCGTTTACAAAATATATAGGATAA
- the atpB gene encoding F0F1 ATP synthase subunit A: MDSVIPEAIVFNIPYIHPSLLMSFLTWGILILMSYLAFRKASLQPGKLQIMLELLLSYVFDLSDQIIGQKGKRYYPLFAGMFIFILVSNIIGLIPGLSSPTANPNTTFGLAIAVFVYYTFEGIRVQGLDYFKQFLGPRLPWYFFPVTILLVMTEVISAFTRPFSLGLRLFCNIFSKELFLSILVILIAQFILSPVLIDRWFSLGPLLLRPFILLLGLVIGIIQALVFTLLTISYIGGAVQAAEH, from the coding sequence ATGGATTCAGTTATCCCCGAAGCAATAGTTTTTAATATCCCTTATATCCACCCCAGTCTGCTTATGAGTTTTCTAACCTGGGGTATTTTGATTTTGATGTCATATCTGGCATTCCGTAAAGCATCTCTTCAACCCGGGAAACTGCAGATTATGTTAGAATTGCTTCTCTCCTATGTATTTGATCTCTCAGACCAGATAATAGGACAGAAAGGCAAACGATATTATCCGCTTTTTGCGGGCATGTTTATCTTTATCCTCGTTTCCAATATTATTGGTCTTATTCCCGGCTTGAGTTCCCCTACCGCAAACCCCAACACTACTTTCGGACTGGCGATTGCCGTGTTTGTCTATTATACCTTTGAAGGCATCCGAGTGCAGGGGCTTGATTATTTCAAGCAGTTCCTGGGTCCCAGACTTCCCTGGTATTTTTTCCCTGTAACGATTCTTCTGGTGATGACTGAGGTCATAAGTGCCTTTACGCGTCCATTTTCCCTTGGTTTGCGTCTTTTCTGCAATATTTTTTCGAAAGAGCTGTTTCTATCAATACTTGTGATTCTGATTGCCCAGTTTATTCTCAGTCCTGTTTTGATTGACAGATGGTTTTCACTTGGTCCGCTTTTACTCAGACCGTTTATTCTTCTTCTGGGTTTGGTTATAGGGATCATCCAGGCATTGGTATTTACTTTATTAACAATTTCATACATCGGTGGTGCAGTCCAGGCGGCGGAGCACTGA
- a CDS encoding tetratricopeptide repeat protein — MKRLQLYVFGTMLLFFSGASAFRMELEIDPSDEDALPSAIFKAVNDAYEMNMKGLEALEKKQYDVALDYFDEALKILPDYDDARNNRGVVYYRKGVISEAEKIWEKLASEKPEYSTASYNLGLILLHEKQADAAARLFERAIRSNSKFTEAYVRLGLIYLQTGKKEKGLENLRKAYKIEPNNQDAWSFLAHGLIVTGDTAGAVAVLKKHEGKAEALRMLGLIESSRKNYEKAATLLSKAVSAGADPNILVELASAQVERGKCKEALTSLNRYFQSPVKHSADAFLMAGIASKDCGDVKGAQKYFEDGSEKYPDDAIIKYNLGQIYFNLKKYEQAENTWTGLSDSLQDPSLLYIRALNARRMGNLSVAQKLITRALEMDDRAEYHDLLGVIYHQNKDDKKAEEEFRKALRIDPQLRSAQLNLALLSRKGEDLGAAARQIENQLSNCSGDSCADLSFQLSIIYYHQKLFSKAAQILSNVKEEDKDERIYRHLAIYYRENQEYEKAIAALETAAKRLVLEPQTEYELAETCLMA, encoded by the coding sequence ATGAAGAGATTGCAATTATATGTATTTGGTACAATGCTGCTGTTTTTTTCCGGTGCTTCAGCGTTCAGGATGGAACTGGAAATAGATCCCTCCGATGAAGATGCCCTCCCATCAGCGATTTTCAAGGCGGTAAACGATGCCTATGAGATGAACATGAAAGGACTGGAGGCTCTTGAGAAAAAGCAGTACGATGTTGCGCTGGATTATTTCGATGAGGCGCTGAAAATCTTACCGGATTACGATGATGCGCGGAATAACAGAGGCGTGGTTTATTACCGTAAAGGGGTGATTTCAGAGGCTGAGAAGATATGGGAGAAACTGGCTTCTGAAAAACCTGAGTATTCTACAGCATCTTACAACCTGGGGCTGATCCTTCTTCACGAAAAACAGGCTGATGCTGCCGCAAGGCTTTTTGAGAGGGCGATCAGGAGCAATAGTAAATTTACAGAGGCCTACGTCCGCCTCGGACTTATCTATTTGCAGACCGGGAAGAAAGAAAAGGGGCTTGAAAACCTCAGAAAAGCGTATAAAATCGAACCAAATAATCAGGATGCCTGGAGTTTTCTCGCTCATGGGCTTATCGTGACAGGTGATACGGCCGGAGCTGTAGCCGTGCTGAAAAAACATGAGGGAAAAGCTGAAGCCCTGAGAATGCTTGGCCTGATTGAGAGTTCAAGGAAAAATTATGAGAAAGCTGCAACATTGCTGAGCAAAGCTGTCTCTGCTGGTGCGGACCCCAATATCCTTGTTGAACTGGCATCAGCACAGGTTGAGCGGGGTAAATGCAAAGAGGCGCTGACCAGTTTGAACAGGTATTTCCAAAGCCCTGTCAAGCATAGCGCCGATGCCTTTCTTATGGCAGGTATCGCGTCCAAAGACTGCGGTGACGTAAAGGGAGCCCAGAAATATTTCGAGGATGGATCGGAAAAATATCCTGATGATGCGATTATTAAGTATAATCTCGGACAGATCTATTTCAATTTGAAAAAATATGAGCAGGCGGAGAATACCTGGACCGGACTATCCGATTCACTTCAGGATCCCTCTCTGCTTTATATCCGTGCTCTTAATGCCCGCAGGATGGGTAATCTGAGCGTTGCCCAGAAACTGATTACCCGTGCCCTGGAAATGGATGACAGGGCAGAGTATCACGACCTGCTTGGTGTCATTTACCATCAGAATAAAGATGACAAAAAGGCAGAGGAGGAATTCCGGAAAGCTCTTAGAATAGATCCGCAGCTTAGAAGCGCTCAGCTCAATCTTGCCTTGCTGTCAAGAAAAGGAGAGGATCTGGGTGCCGCAGCCCGACAGATAGAAAACCAGCTCTCAAACTGCAGCGGTGATTCCTGTGCGGATCTCTCTTTTCAGCTCTCTATTATCTATTACCACCAGAAACTTTTCTCCAAAGCTGCGCAGATACTATCCAATGTCAAAGAGGAAGACAAAGACGAGCGCATCTACAGGCACCTGGCA
- a CDS encoding HAD family hydrolase codes for MSRFAEFARELHENEKHIFPRKLEPVSYPSKSEKLGDIRAVICDVYGTLINYWKPGFETSESRTNSLLKAFRIIADRFGITEILIEINPQENPEKTLSDFYHGLIALNHEKARKAGKEFPEVKIEEVWSVILLILKRRGYDLSAFNPVEGEDFSRVLAFTYNFYSLGRQLYPGVVDALEQLKKQNMVLGIVSNAQFYTPMDLTLLIRDQSNGKYDDFNELFDPDLTFFSYEYGVAKPNQLLYRRLFDSLYEFQILPEQTVIVGNDLSIDIEPAAGVGMRTAFFTGDKESAFMHDLDQKVIPDLCFQSWDSLPQLLSFFSKEKNN; via the coding sequence TTGTCCAGGTTTGCTGAATTTGCACGGGAACTTCATGAGAATGAGAAACATATCTTTCCCAGGAAACTTGAGCCGGTCTCTTATCCCAGTAAAAGTGAAAAACTGGGAGACATAAGAGCGGTTATCTGTGATGTTTATGGGACACTGATAAACTACTGGAAACCGGGCTTTGAAACATCTGAATCCCGTACCAATTCTCTTTTGAAGGCTTTCAGAATAATCGCCGACCGTTTCGGCATAACAGAGATACTTATTGAGATCAATCCTCAGGAGAATCCGGAGAAGACTCTCAGTGATTTTTATCACGGGCTGATCGCACTCAACCACGAGAAGGCGAGAAAAGCCGGAAAAGAGTTCCCGGAGGTGAAAATAGAAGAAGTATGGAGTGTTATACTCCTTATTCTAAAGAGACGGGGTTATGACCTCTCGGCATTCAATCCGGTTGAAGGGGAAGATTTCAGCCGTGTGCTGGCATTTACCTACAATTTTTACTCTCTTGGAAGGCAGTTGTATCCTGGAGTAGTTGATGCGCTTGAGCAGTTGAAAAAGCAGAATATGGTTCTGGGAATCGTCTCCAATGCCCAGTTTTACACCCCAATGGATCTCACTCTCCTGATAAGGGATCAAAGCAATGGAAAATATGATGATTTCAATGAGCTTTTTGACCCTGATCTGACGTTTTTCTCTTATGAGTACGGGGTGGCAAAGCCAAATCAACTGCTTTACAGGAGACTCTTTGATTCCCTTTATGAGTTTCAGATCCTGCCTGAACAGACTGTAATTGTGGGCAACGACCTGAGCATAGACATCGAGCCGGCAGCAGGAGTCGGGATGCGAACTGCTTTTTTTACTGGTGATAAAGAATCCGCATTCATGCATGATCTGGATCAGAAGGTGATTCCGGATCTTTGCTTCCAGAGTTGGGATAGTTTACCTCAACTCCTGTCTTTCTTTTCGAAGGAGAAGAATAACTGA